A genome region from Maridesulfovibrio salexigens DSM 2638 includes the following:
- the fliQ gene encoding flagellar biosynthesis protein FliQ, with translation MTPEFVIGFAKQSIELALTLALPMLMVGLVVGIFVSVIQAATQIQEMTLTFVPKIVSMFLALLFAFPWIMDKMIDFTRNIFLNLPNYIK, from the coding sequence ATGACCCCAGAATTTGTTATCGGATTTGCTAAGCAATCTATTGAACTGGCCCTGACGCTGGCTCTGCCTATGCTCATGGTCGGGCTGGTTGTGGGTATTTTTGTTTCCGTTATTCAGGCCGCAACCCAGATTCAGGAAATGACCCTGACTTTTGTTCCGAAGATTGTTTCCATGTTTCTGGCGCTGCTTTTTGCCTTCCCGTGGATTATGGATAAAATGATCGATTTTACACGTAATATTTTTCTAAATCTGCCCAATTATATTAAATAG
- the rlmB gene encoding 23S rRNA (guanosine(2251)-2'-O)-methyltransferase RlmB translates to MKKQTREDDNTIIAGRKPVQELLLDSPERIDLLYLQKGRQDKNFERTIQRCKKYGIKYKIADKAELGRVFSGNHQGVIARVAALPFADFDDMLENLADSPLPLLVVLDQVQDPGNVGVLARSLYALGGAGIVTAKHGGAFLGPAAVKASAGALNKLPVARVNNISQALDKAIDMGINIYGAGLDDDSSSAYTAEIHTPAILVLGNEEKGIRFNVEKRCQKLIHIPFRRDFDSLNVAQAGAMLISEFARRLG, encoded by the coding sequence ATGAAAAAACAGACCAGAGAAGACGATAATACCATCATAGCGGGCCGCAAACCGGTTCAGGAGCTGCTTTTAGACTCTCCTGAGAGGATTGACCTGCTTTACCTGCAAAAAGGGCGTCAGGACAAAAATTTTGAGCGCACCATCCAACGCTGCAAAAAGTACGGCATCAAATATAAAATTGCCGACAAAGCAGAACTGGGACGTGTTTTCTCCGGCAACCATCAGGGAGTGATCGCCCGCGTAGCAGCACTGCCCTTTGCAGATTTCGATGATATGCTGGAGAACCTTGCTGATTCTCCGCTCCCTCTGCTTGTGGTACTTGATCAGGTACAGGACCCCGGCAACGTCGGTGTCTTGGCTCGTTCCCTCTACGCTTTGGGCGGGGCCGGAATCGTAACTGCCAAGCATGGCGGTGCATTTCTCGGACCGGCAGCAGTAAAAGCAAGTGCCGGAGCACTGAATAAACTTCCGGTAGCCCGGGTAAACAACATTTCACAGGCTCTCGACAAAGCCATCGATATGGGAATTAATATTTACGGTGCAGGATTGGATGATGATTCTTCTTCCGCCTACACAGCAGAAATCCACACCCCGGCAATCCTTGTCCTCGGTAATGAGGAAAAAGGTATCCGTTTCAATGTGGAAAAACGTTGTCAGAAACTTATCCACATTCCTTTCCGCAGAGACTTCGATTCCCTGAACGTTGCCCAGGCAGGAGCTATGTTGATCAGTGAATTTGCCAGACGTTTAGGCTAA
- a CDS encoding LysM peptidoglycan-binding domain-containing protein, whose amino-acid sequence MLKSFRLIALLALFAFFAGCTAKTAPVEEVAIDAQTAAALKSEASVETEVTDSGIEPLDPELEAAPQEAEKLTPEEEKVLQSSNGIYFNLDEHDTKEVQQYFGFFTHKARKTFDRWLQRSEPFLPYVRQVLSENNMPQDLAMLPFAESGYNAWAYSRVGAAGMWQFMPYTGRLYGLRVDWWVDERRDPYKSTKAAVEYLKVLHEMFGDWYLALAAYNAGEGKIGRALKKTGSKDFFDLTKNNHKLSRRARLRAETKNYVPKFIAISKIFKNLDELGFTNINWENGIQVETVKVPGGTDLLALAKACGMKWSEFHKLNPHFRRQVSPPNAVINAYLPERVMADASDYLESPNSRPFAGYKRYKIRKGDSWYRIANRYGIPVAVLKSVNNRRSNLIKPGQYIMIPGRGSAKAVYATKTTKTRRTAQSRANYRVRKGDTLWDIASRYSVSVTTLKRANGLYSSRLKIGQKLYIPDNNARSSARSVAKAENVKQQLVKYRVRRGDNLWKIARRFGVKVSSLMKWNSLNSKSILRPGDRIKVYVQ is encoded by the coding sequence ATGCTGAAATCTTTTCGGTTAATCGCACTTCTGGCTTTATTTGCATTTTTTGCAGGGTGTACAGCCAAGACCGCTCCGGTTGAAGAGGTTGCAATTGATGCCCAGACAGCGGCAGCTCTTAAAAGCGAAGCTTCAGTTGAAACAGAAGTTACGGATTCCGGGATCGAGCCTCTTGATCCTGAACTTGAAGCCGCACCGCAGGAAGCTGAAAAGCTGACCCCTGAAGAAGAGAAAGTTCTTCAGTCCAGCAACGGTATCTACTTTAACCTTGATGAGCACGATACCAAAGAAGTGCAGCAGTACTTCGGTTTCTTCACTCATAAGGCGCGTAAGACCTTTGACCGTTGGCTTCAGCGCTCCGAGCCTTTCCTGCCTTATGTTCGTCAGGTACTTTCCGAGAATAACATGCCTCAGGATCTGGCGATGCTGCCATTTGCTGAGAGTGGATACAATGCGTGGGCTTATTCCCGTGTTGGCGCAGCTGGTATGTGGCAGTTTATGCCTTATACAGGTCGATTATACGGTCTGCGTGTAGACTGGTGGGTTGATGAGCGTCGTGATCCATATAAATCCACTAAAGCAGCAGTAGAATACCTCAAAGTTTTGCACGAAATGTTCGGCGATTGGTATCTGGCTCTTGCAGCTTACAATGCTGGTGAAGGTAAAATCGGAAGAGCTTTGAAAAAGACCGGTTCCAAAGATTTCTTCGACCTGACCAAGAATAACCACAAGCTCAGTAGAAGAGCGAGACTGCGCGCTGAGACCAAGAACTACGTTCCTAAATTTATCGCCATCTCCAAAATTTTCAAAAACCTTGATGAACTCGGTTTCACCAATATCAATTGGGAAAACGGCATTCAGGTTGAAACTGTAAAGGTTCCCGGTGGAACTGATCTGCTGGCCCTTGCTAAAGCTTGCGGAATGAAATGGAGTGAGTTCCATAAACTCAACCCCCATTTCCGCAGACAGGTCAGCCCGCCCAACGCAGTCATTAATGCCTACCTGCCTGAAAGGGTTATGGCTGATGCTTCCGATTATCTCGAATCTCCCAATTCCCGTCCTTTTGCCGGGTACAAGCGTTACAAAATCCGTAAGGGCGATTCCTGGTACCGCATTGCAAACCGTTACGGTATTCCCGTAGCTGTGCTTAAGTCGGTGAACAACCGCAGGTCTAACCTGATCAAACCCGGACAGTACATCATGATTCCGGGTAGAGGTTCTGCCAAGGCTGTTTACGCAACCAAAACCACTAAAACCCGTCGTACCGCGCAGAGCCGTGCCAACTATCGGGTTCGCAAGGGTGATACCCTCTGGGATATCGCCAGTCGCTATAGCGTAAGTGTTACCACTCTTAAGCGTGCTAACGGTCTTTACTCTTCAAGACTTAAGATTGGTCAGAAGCTTTACATTCCTGACAATAACGCCCGCAGTTCTGCACGTTCTGTTGCCAAGGCTGAAAATGTAAAACAGCAGTTGGTTAAATACCGTGTACGCCGAGGTGACAATCTCTGGAAAATCGCTCGTCGATTCGGAGTGAAAGTATCTTCGCTGATGAAATGGAACAGCCTGAA